A stretch of Aphelocoma coerulescens isolate FSJ_1873_10779 chromosome 1A, UR_Acoe_1.0, whole genome shotgun sequence DNA encodes these proteins:
- the RAD51AP1 gene encoding RAD51-associated protein 1 isoform X3 gives MGREELSKIQQRNKKVVDYSQFGDLEDDDEDFAPSSKKSRTQVKESKKEKKEKQKKPKEVIVSQTQPLSKRLSLDDKLYKRDLEVALALSVKEKSANPQEVQNSEEQGKDIESENTERRPPFSNCSVDSEHLGLNQIMDDDAPEGGGRQRTAASKVPAHHKSLVVDSDDREHDPDSEPISPVASPSWITEHNSEPRQKVMSSPSEAAGRPLHASSPVTDKKPKWTPPVLVSPLELCSVFLCGVPENAQDTGNSCPVLLQCVAG, from the exons atgggcagagaagaaTTGTCTaaaattcaacaaag GAACAAGAAAGTTGTTGATTATTCTCAGTTTGGGGATTTGGAAGATGATG ATGAAGACTTTGCACCTTCAAGCAAAAAATCCAGAACACAGGTCAAGGAatcaaagaaggagaaaaaagagaagcaaaaaaagcccaaagagGTGATTGTATCACAGACCCAGCCACTTAGTAAAAG gttATCCTTGGATGACAAACTTTATAAAAGAGATTTGGAAGTTGCCTTAGCCTTATCTGTTAAAGAAAAATCTGCAAATCCCCAAGAGGTGCAAAATTCAGAAGAACAAG GTAAGGATATTGAATCAGAAAATACAGAGAGGAGACCCCCTTTTTCCAACTGCAGTGTAGACAGTGAACATTTAG GTCTCAATCAGATTATGGATGATGATGCACCTGAGGGTGGTGGGAGGCAAAGGACAGCAGCATCCAAAGTTCCAGCACATCACAAGTCATTGGTGGTTGACAGTGATGACAGAGAACATGATCCTGACTCTGAACCCA TATCACCTGTAGCTTCTCCTTCCTGGATAACGGAACACAACTCTGAGCCAAGGCAGAAGGTGATGTCCAGTCCCTCAGAGGCAGCTGGGAGGCCTCTGCATGCATCAAGTCCTGTCACAGACAAAAAGCCTAAATGGACACCACCAG TCCTCGTTTCCCCATTGGAGTTGTGTTCAGTGTTTCTCTGTGGAGTGCCTGAAAACGCCCAGGACACTGGGAACAGTTGCCCAGTGTTGCTGCAGTGTGTGGCTGGGTAA
- the RAD51AP1 gene encoding RAD51-associated protein 1 isoform X1, with the protein MGREELSKIQQRNKKVVDYSQFGDLEDDDEDFAPSSKKSRTQVKESKKEKKEKQKKPKEVIVSQTQPLSKRLSLDDKLYKRDLEVALALSVKEKSANPQEVQNSEEQGKDIESENTERRPPFSNCSVDSEHLGLNQIMDDDAPEGGGRQRTAASKVPAHHKSLVVDSDDREHDPDSEPISPVASPSWITEHNSEPRQKVMSSPSEAAGRPLHASSPVTDKKPKWTPPAPSGSSNASVKCVPVKSPTHCLRLGLSRLARVKPLHPSATSS; encoded by the exons atgggcagagaagaaTTGTCTaaaattcaacaaag GAACAAGAAAGTTGTTGATTATTCTCAGTTTGGGGATTTGGAAGATGATG ATGAAGACTTTGCACCTTCAAGCAAAAAATCCAGAACACAGGTCAAGGAatcaaagaaggagaaaaaagagaagcaaaaaaagcccaaagagGTGATTGTATCACAGACCCAGCCACTTAGTAAAAG gttATCCTTGGATGACAAACTTTATAAAAGAGATTTGGAAGTTGCCTTAGCCTTATCTGTTAAAGAAAAATCTGCAAATCCCCAAGAGGTGCAAAATTCAGAAGAACAAG GTAAGGATATTGAATCAGAAAATACAGAGAGGAGACCCCCTTTTTCCAACTGCAGTGTAGACAGTGAACATTTAG GTCTCAATCAGATTATGGATGATGATGCACCTGAGGGTGGTGGGAGGCAAAGGACAGCAGCATCCAAAGTTCCAGCACATCACAAGTCATTGGTGGTTGACAGTGATGACAGAGAACATGATCCTGACTCTGAACCCA TATCACCTGTAGCTTCTCCTTCCTGGATAACGGAACACAACTCTGAGCCAAGGCAGAAGGTGATGTCCAGTCCCTCAGAGGCAGCTGGGAGGCCTCTGCATGCATCAAGTCCTGTCACAGACAAAAAGCCTAAATGGACACCACCAG CTCCGTCAGGAAGCAGTAATGCCTCTGTGAAATGTGTTCCTGTTAAGTCACCTACCCACTGCCTTAGACTTGGCCTCTCCAGACTGGCAAGAGTCAAACCTCTCCATCCCAGTGCTACCAGCAGTTAA
- the RAD51AP1 gene encoding RAD51-associated protein 1 isoform X2, whose product MARPARRNKKVVDYSQFGDLEDDDEDFAPSSKKSRTQVKESKKEKKEKQKKPKEVIVSQTQPLSKRLSLDDKLYKRDLEVALALSVKEKSANPQEVQNSEEQGKDIESENTERRPPFSNCSVDSEHLGLNQIMDDDAPEGGGRQRTAASKVPAHHKSLVVDSDDREHDPDSEPISPVASPSWITEHNSEPRQKVMSSPSEAAGRPLHASSPVTDKKPKWTPPAPSGSSNASVKCVPVKSPTHCLRLGLSRLARVKPLHPSATSS is encoded by the exons atGGCGCGGCCGGCCAGGAG GAACAAGAAAGTTGTTGATTATTCTCAGTTTGGGGATTTGGAAGATGATG ATGAAGACTTTGCACCTTCAAGCAAAAAATCCAGAACACAGGTCAAGGAatcaaagaaggagaaaaaagagaagcaaaaaaagcccaaagagGTGATTGTATCACAGACCCAGCCACTTAGTAAAAG gttATCCTTGGATGACAAACTTTATAAAAGAGATTTGGAAGTTGCCTTAGCCTTATCTGTTAAAGAAAAATCTGCAAATCCCCAAGAGGTGCAAAATTCAGAAGAACAAG GTAAGGATATTGAATCAGAAAATACAGAGAGGAGACCCCCTTTTTCCAACTGCAGTGTAGACAGTGAACATTTAG GTCTCAATCAGATTATGGATGATGATGCACCTGAGGGTGGTGGGAGGCAAAGGACAGCAGCATCCAAAGTTCCAGCACATCACAAGTCATTGGTGGTTGACAGTGATGACAGAGAACATGATCCTGACTCTGAACCCA TATCACCTGTAGCTTCTCCTTCCTGGATAACGGAACACAACTCTGAGCCAAGGCAGAAGGTGATGTCCAGTCCCTCAGAGGCAGCTGGGAGGCCTCTGCATGCATCAAGTCCTGTCACAGACAAAAAGCCTAAATGGACACCACCAG CTCCGTCAGGAAGCAGTAATGCCTCTGTGAAATGTGTTCCTGTTAAGTCACCTACCCACTGCCTTAGACTTGGCCTCTCCAGACTGGCAAGAGTCAAACCTCTCCATCCCAGTGCTACCAGCAGTTAA